One Bacteroidales bacterium DNA window includes the following coding sequences:
- a CDS encoding caspase family protein, with protein MKRAALLLILFIVSFSAYSQSTGCTQGDCINGYGVYVWDSGERYEGYWKNDKRNGYGINNFSNGAKYTGNWENDLKNGYGTYIYHSGSQYESYIGDYVSDKMTGFGIFKYRSGQKYIGEFKDNYFHGRGTMIYTNGSKETGTWEYDKFISRGNESGCISGNCANGYGTYAWDSGEKFSGYWKNDKRNGNGSNYFSTGAMYKGNWKDDKKNGYGTYVYDPSSQYESYTGDYVMDKMTGNGTFIYRNGKKYVGELLNNYFNGQGTLYYPDGKIESGTWENDKLISSTGFNNNNNTGETGCIYGDCSNGYGKYVWDNGDEYTGNWVNDKQNGEGSYYYNSGSKYTGEYLNGKRNGTGTFTWSNGEKHTGQWMNDNQHGEGTYIKVDRTVQVGIWKNGTYQGTISEETGCIFGDCSNGYGTYVWSNGEKYTGNWVNNSRKGQGTNYFATGARYEGEWENDLRNGYGTNYYVDGTTKAGMWDNDRYIGSSNNNYGCISGNCIDGYGVYTWESGERYEGVWRDNKRNGQGTNNFSNGAKYTGNWKDDLKNGYGTYIYHEDSQYKSYIGDYVTDKMTGSGTFEYKSGQKFIGDLKDNYFHGNGTMYYTNGTSESGSWEYDKFIKSNEAQSGCISGNCESGFGTYITEGGDKYTGTFINGSYSGSGTYVFASGDVYDGEFKNGTYDGEGTYKFISGNKYVGEFKNGTYHGIGTIFYTDGTTESGKWENGEYAGSNDVVNKTLATITWINPQYHTTSSENKTIKTKICIKSKSDLTNVQIYVNNELKINNATRGYKIVNADCDFTIERDIPLEQGKNTIKVIVTNAGGKATSDTRIVNMKPKDVPTDQKRLALIIGNSNYTMSPLKNPANDAISMAKELKLLGFEVMSYTNLSQNEMKSRIREFGEKLSAQRGVGLFFYAGHGLELNGENYIIPVNAVINKEQDVELESVNLKRVLGEMDYAQNDLNIIILDACRNNPFARSFRSVSRGYASSEAPKGTFIAFGTAPGSVASDGAGDNGLYTQELIKAIKTSGLKLEDVFKQVRRNVYSLSNEEQLTWQNNSTFGDFYFKK; from the coding sequence ATGAAAAGGGCAGCATTACTACTTATTTTATTTATTGTATCTTTTAGTGCGTATTCACAGTCAACCGGTTGCACACAAGGTGATTGCATTAACGGATACGGTGTTTATGTATGGGATTCAGGTGAAAGATACGAGGGTTATTGGAAAAATGACAAACGAAACGGTTACGGTATTAATAATTTCTCAAACGGTGCAAAATATACAGGTAATTGGGAAAATGATCTTAAAAACGGATACGGAACTTACATATACCATTCTGGTTCTCAATATGAAAGTTATATAGGTGATTATGTATCGGATAAAATGACAGGCTTCGGAATATTTAAGTACAGAAGCGGTCAAAAATATATTGGTGAATTTAAAGATAATTATTTCCACGGCAGAGGTACCATGATCTATACTAACGGAAGTAAAGAAACAGGTACATGGGAATATGATAAATTCATAAGTAGAGGAAACGAGAGCGGTTGTATTTCAGGAAACTGTGCAAACGGTTATGGTACATACGCATGGGACAGCGGTGAAAAATTCAGCGGTTACTGGAAAAATGATAAAAGAAACGGCAACGGATCCAATTATTTTTCTACCGGAGCAATGTATAAAGGTAATTGGAAAGATGATAAAAAAAACGGATACGGTACCTATGTCTATGATCCGAGTTCTCAATATGAAAGTTATACCGGTGATTATGTGATGGATAAAATGACCGGAAACGGAACATTTATATACAGAAACGGTAAAAAGTATGTAGGTGAATTATTAAATAACTATTTCAACGGACAAGGAACACTGTATTATCCCGACGGCAAAATTGAATCAGGCACTTGGGAAAATGATAAACTAATCAGTAGTACCGGATTCAATAATAATAACAATACAGGAGAAACAGGATGTATATACGGAGATTGTTCAAACGGATACGGTAAATATGTTTGGGATAACGGAGATGAATATACAGGAAACTGGGTTAATGATAAACAAAACGGAGAAGGTTCATATTATTATAACAGCGGAAGTAAATATACCGGTGAATATTTAAACGGAAAAAGAAACGGAACAGGAACTTTTACATGGAGTAACGGCGAAAAACATACCGGCCAATGGATGAATGATAATCAACACGGTGAGGGAACATACATCAAAGTTGACAGAACTGTACAGGTTGGTATATGGAAAAACGGTACTTATCAAGGAACAATTAGTGAAGAAACAGGCTGCATTTTCGGAGATTGTTCAAACGGATACGGAACATATGTTTGGTCAAACGGTGAAAAATATACAGGGAATTGGGTAAATAATTCCAGAAAAGGACAAGGAACAAATTATTTTGCAACAGGTGCAAGATACGAAGGTGAATGGGAAAATGATTTAAGAAACGGGTACGGCACAAATTATTACGTTGACGGAACTACAAAAGCCGGAATGTGGGATAATGACAGATATATTGGTTCCAGTAATAACAACTACGGCTGTATTTCAGGTAACTGTATAGATGGTTACGGAGTTTATACATGGGAATCAGGCGAAAGATATGAAGGAGTTTGGAGAGATAATAAAAGAAATGGTCAAGGAACAAATAATTTTTCCAACGGAGCTAAATATACAGGTAATTGGAAAGATGATTTAAAAAATGGTTACGGTACATACATTTATCATGAAGATTCACAATACAAAAGCTATATAGGTGATTATGTGACGGATAAAATGACCGGTAGCGGAACATTTGAATACAAAAGCGGCCAAAAATTTATTGGTGATTTAAAAGATAATTATTTCCACGGTAACGGAACAATGTATTATACAAACGGAACTTCTGAATCAGGATCATGGGAATATGATAAATTTATAAAAAGCAATGAGGCTCAATCAGGTTGTATTTCCGGAAATTGTGAATCAGGATTCGGAACATATATTACTGAAGGAGGAGATAAATATACCGGAACTTTTATAAACGGTTCATACAGCGGCAGTGGTACTTATGTTTTTGCAAGCGGAGATGTTTATGACGGTGAATTTAAAAACGGAACATACGACGGAGAAGGAACATATAAATTTATATCAGGCAATAAATATGTCGGCGAGTTTAAAAACGGAACATATCACGGTATAGGAACTATATTTTATACTGACGGAACAACTGAATCAGGTAAATGGGAAAACGGTGAATACGCAGGTAGTAATGATGTTGTAAATAAAACACTTGCAACAATTACATGGATTAATCCGCAATATCATACAACTTCATCAGAAAATAAAACAATAAAAACTAAAATTTGTATTAAATCTAAAAGTGATCTTACAAATGTTCAAATATATGTAAATAACGAGTTGAAAATTAACAATGCAACAAGAGGCTATAAAATTGTTAATGCAGATTGTGATTTTACAATTGAAAGAGATATTCCTCTTGAACAAGGAAAAAATACTATTAAAGTTATCGTAACAAATGCCGGCGGTAAGGCAACTTCTGATACCAGAATTGTGAATATGAAACCAAAGGATGTACCAACAGATCAAAAAAGATTGGCTCTTATTATAGGCAACAGTAATTATACCATGTCTCCTCTTAAAAACCCGGCTAATGATGCAATTTCTATGGCAAAAGAACTGAAATTATTAGGTTTTGAAGTTATGTCATATACAAATTTGTCTCAAAATGAAATGAAGTCAAGAATTAGAGAATTCGGAGAAAAGCTATCAGCTCAAAGAGGAGTCGGTCTTTTCTTTTATGCAGGTCACGGACTTGAATTAAACGGTGAAAATTACATTATTCCTGTTAATGCAGTAATCAATAAAGAACAAGACGTTGAATTAGAATCTGTAAACTTAAAAAGAGTTTTGGGCGAAATGGATTATGCTCAAAATGATTTGAATATTATTATTCTTGATGCTTGCAGAAATAATCCGTTCGCTCGAAGTTTCAGATCGGTTTCAAGAGGCTATGCATCGTCAGAAGCACCTAAAGGAACTTTTATTGCATTCGGAACTGCTCCCGGTTCAGTAGCTTCTGACGGAGCAGGTGATAACGGCTTATATACACAAGAATTAATCAAAGCGATAAAGACATCCGGATTAAAATTAGAAGATGTTTTCAAACAAGTCCGAAGAAATGTATATAGTCTCTCAAATGAAGAACAATTAACTTGGCAAAATAATTCAACTTTCGGAGACTTTTATTTTAAAAAGTAA